Proteins encoded by one window of Geobacter sp. DSM 9736:
- a CDS encoding cytochrome d ubiquinol oxidase subunit II has translation MQTPETLAALALAAGLIMYALTGGADFGGGIWTALASGPRAREQRDSLFHAIGPVWETNHVWLIFVVVVLFTAFPAGFSALFISLLTPLVLALIGINFRGAAFAFRHFGKQAGMEVPLAARTFETASILTPFTLGMAVTAVAAGRIGYAGGVVSSTVWSWVNPFTLVGGLIGLAICGYLAPVYMAVRTHGDLQEDFRRRSIAAGLALGFLTALEVPVALRDAPLFADRLLDSWPLAAALSAVTAGVGTQLLLWRRRYFAAQLCAGCTVTLTLAGFAAALYPDLIIGQLSLAKAAAPRPTLVAFLTVLPLGSLILVPSLLFLYWTFRGEPDTELPPAGSEK, from the coding sequence GTGCAAACTCCTGAAACCCTGGCTGCCCTCGCCCTGGCTGCGGGCCTGATCATGTACGCACTCACCGGAGGTGCCGATTTCGGCGGGGGGATCTGGACAGCCCTGGCTTCCGGACCGCGGGCGCGAGAGCAGCGGGATTCCCTCTTTCATGCCATAGGGCCCGTCTGGGAGACCAACCACGTCTGGTTGATCTTTGTCGTCGTCGTCCTCTTCACCGCCTTCCCCGCCGGGTTTTCCGCGCTCTTCATATCGTTGCTGACCCCCCTGGTGCTGGCGCTCATCGGAATAAATTTCCGCGGCGCAGCCTTCGCGTTCCGTCATTTCGGAAAGCAGGCGGGGATGGAAGTCCCGCTGGCGGCCCGGACCTTCGAGACCGCCAGCATCCTCACCCCCTTCACCCTCGGGATGGCCGTGACCGCGGTAGCCGCCGGACGGATAGGCTACGCCGGTGGGGTCGTCAGCTCCACTGTCTGGTCCTGGGTGAACCCATTCACGCTGGTAGGGGGGCTCATCGGCCTAGCCATCTGCGGTTACCTCGCGCCCGTCTACATGGCGGTCAGAACGCACGGCGACCTTCAGGAAGACTTCCGGCGTCGCAGCATAGCGGCAGGCCTCGCACTCGGCTTCCTTACCGCCCTCGAAGTGCCGGTGGCACTCCGGGACGCCCCCCTCTTCGCAGACCGGCTTCTCGATTCATGGCCCCTGGCCGCTGCTCTTTCAGCGGTAACGGCGGGGGTCGGGACGCAGCTTCTTCTCTGGCGACGCCGCTACTTTGCAGCCCAACTATGCGCAGGATGCACCGTCACTCTCACCCTGGCCGGCTTCGCCGCAGCTCTCTATCCGGATCTGATCATCGGTCAGCTGTCCCTGGCGAAAGCCGCAGCTCCGCGGCCGACCCTGGTGGCGTTCCTCACCGTGCTCCCCCTCGGCTCCCTCATCCTGGTCCCTTCCCTTCTGTTCCTCTACTGGACCTTCCGCGGCGAACCCGACACGGAGCTTCCCCCGGCGGGGAGCGAGAAGTAG